From Arcobacter sp. CECT 8986, a single genomic window includes:
- the nhaD gene encoding sodium:proton antiporter NhaD yields the protein MFKVILSLFLCTVAAFASSSGQGEIPDLTMTWIGFASLLIFVVGYYFVAAEEKYEIDKAKPALFIGTFIFILIALYYAINGLNMDLVHIQAEHLILEIAEIFFFLFVAMTYIESLIHMGVFDRLKYNLVSKGYTYRKLFWVTGFIAFFLSPIADNLTTALILSTVLITIDKQKKEFLVPGAINIVVAANAGGAWSPFGDITTLMAWTAGKGVFTDFLYLFPAAILGYLTTAFILARFVPDVKPDFDVSKEEKPEMAAGAKVVMFLGVFTIFCAVMSHQVLHLPAMWGMMFGLSLLKVYSYGLKKKYGSDHFNIFHNIAKIENNTLLFFFGILAAVGGLYFIGWLALASHVYDPSVLGPTWSNIGVGFLSAIVDNVPVMSAVLKANPEMGLDQWMLVTLTAGVGGSLISFGSAAGVGVMGKLHGIYTFGSHMKFAWTVFIGYVVSILVWYFQYEVLQISHF from the coding sequence ATGTTTAAAGTTATACTGTCACTTTTCCTATGTACAGTAGCCGCATTTGCGTCAAGCTCAGGACAAGGAGAAATCCCAGATTTAACGATGACATGGATTGGGTTCGCCTCGTTATTAATTTTTGTAGTAGGTTACTACTTTGTTGCTGCAGAAGAAAAATATGAGATAGATAAAGCAAAACCAGCTTTATTTATAGGTACTTTTATTTTTATTCTTATTGCATTATATTATGCAATTAATGGTTTAAATATGGATTTAGTTCATATTCAAGCAGAACACTTAATTTTAGAAATTGCAGAGATTTTCTTCTTCTTATTTGTTGCTATGACTTATATCGAATCACTTATTCATATGGGCGTTTTCGATAGATTGAAATATAATCTTGTATCAAAAGGTTATACATATAGAAAACTTTTTTGGGTAACAGGATTTATTGCATTTTTCTTATCACCTATTGCTGATAACTTAACAACTGCACTTATTCTTTCAACAGTTTTAATCACAATAGATAAACAGAAAAAAGAGTTCTTAGTTCCTGGCGCTATTAATATTGTTGTTGCAGCAAATGCAGGTGGTGCATGGTCTCCTTTTGGTGATATTACTACACTTATGGCTTGGACAGCAGGAAAAGGTGTATTTACAGACTTCTTATATCTGTTTCCAGCAGCAATTTTAGGATATTTAACAACAGCATTTATCTTAGCTAGATTTGTACCTGATGTAAAACCAGACTTTGATGTTTCTAAAGAAGAAAAACCAGAGATGGCAGCAGGAGCAAAAGTTGTAATGTTTTTAGGTGTATTTACTATTTTTTGTGCTGTAATGTCTCACCAAGTTTTACATTTACCAGCAATGTGGGGTATGATGTTTGGTCTATCTTTACTTAAAGTTTACTCTTATGGACTTAAGAAAAAATATGGTTCTGACCACTTCAATATTTTCCATAATATTGCAAAAATTGAGAATAATACACTATTATTTTTCTTTGGTATTTTAGCAGCAGTTGGTGGATTATATTTCATCGGATGGTTAGCACTTGCTTCTCATGTTTATGACCCATCAGTATTAGGACCAACTTGGTCAAATATTGGAGTTGGTTTCTTATCTGCAATTGTTGATAATGTTCCAGTAATGTCTGCTGTATTAAAAGCAAATCCAGAAATGGGACTTGACCAATGGATGTTAGTTACTTTAACAGCTGGTGTTGGTGGTTCTTTAATCTCATTTGGTAGTGCAGCTGGTGTTGGTGTTATGGGTAAATTACATGGAATCTATACTTTTGGTTCTCATATGAAATTTGCTTGGACGGTATTTATTGGATATGTAGTATCTATTTTAGTATGGTACTTCCAATACGAAGTTTTACAAATCAGTCACTTCTAA